In one window of Romboutsia hominis DNA:
- the asnB gene encoding asparagine synthase (glutamine-hydrolyzing) has product MCGFVGFIDKNSDKENILNNMLEAIVHRGPDEMGTFINEDIALGFRRLSIIGVDNGLQPLYNEDNSLVLVFNGEIYNYKELRDELIEKGHIFKTQTDSEVLIHAYEEFGKFMVKKLRGMFAFSIWDKKAKTLFAARDPFGIKPFYYSRIDNDKLLFGSEIKSFLAYKDFKKEVNKEALKPYLTFQYSVLDETFFKGVYKLKPGHYMIYKNGELKIREYFDVEFKNEEISLDESIKRIENVVAESVDIHKNSEVPVGSFLSGGVDSSYITASLMPAKTFSVGFEEDNFNESGLAKDLSDMLEIKNIQKLLTSEECFENLSTILYHMDEPQSNPSCIPLYFLSKLAREHVTVVLSGEGADEIFGGYEWYDDDDRLKKYKKLPSFIRKPLAMTAKKLPYFKGRTTIIRGGSKVEDYFIGQAFIFEEKEANSILKPNYKNAPSIKDITKPIYDKVSHMDDLTKKQYLDLKLWLAGDILLKADKMSMAHSLELRVPFLDVEVMKVGETIPPKYRVNNGTTKLALREAAKNKLPDAWAKREKKGFPVPIRHWFKEERYYNTIKESFTSDYANEFFDTNEIVKLLDDHFNGKTNNARKIYTIYTFLVWYKRFFIDQI; this is encoded by the coding sequence ATGTGCGGATTTGTAGGATTTATTGATAAAAATTCAGATAAAGAAAATATATTAAATAATATGCTAGAAGCTATTGTTCACAGGGGTCCTGATGAAATGGGAACTTTTATTAACGAAGATATAGCCCTTGGATTTAGAAGACTTAGTATAATCGGAGTTGATAATGGGTTACAACCTTTATATAATGAAGATAATAGTTTAGTATTAGTATTTAATGGTGAAATTTATAATTATAAAGAATTACGTGATGAACTAATTGAAAAAGGTCATATATTTAAAACTCAAACGGATAGTGAAGTTTTAATACATGCATATGAAGAGTTCGGAAAATTTATGGTAAAAAAACTAAGAGGTATGTTTGCTTTTTCTATATGGGATAAAAAAGCTAAAACCCTTTTTGCTGCAAGGGACCCTTTTGGTATAAAACCTTTTTACTACTCTAGAATCGATAATGATAAATTATTATTTGGTTCAGAGATTAAAAGTTTTTTAGCTTATAAGGATTTCAAAAAAGAAGTCAATAAAGAGGCTCTAAAACCTTATTTAACTTTTCAATACTCAGTACTTGATGAAACTTTCTTTAAAGGAGTTTATAAATTAAAGCCAGGACATTATATGATTTATAAAAATGGTGAATTGAAAATAAGAGAGTACTTTGATGTAGAATTTAAAAATGAAGAAATTTCACTTGATGAAAGTATTAAAAGAATAGAAAATGTTGTAGCTGAATCTGTTGATATTCATAAAAACAGTGAAGTACCTGTTGGTAGTTTTTTATCTGGTGGTGTTGATTCTAGTTATATAACTGCATCTTTAATGCCTGCTAAAACTTTCTCTGTTGGTTTTGAAGAAGACAATTTTAATGAGTCTGGACTAGCTAAAGATCTATCTGACATGTTAGAAATTAAAAATATACAAAAGCTACTAACTTCAGAAGAATGTTTTGAAAACTTATCAACTATTTTGTATCATATGGATGAACCTCAATCAAATCCATCATGCATACCACTATACTTCTTATCAAAACTTGCTAGAGAACATGTTACTGTTGTATTATCTGGCGAAGGTGCTGATGAAATTTTTGGAGGATATGAATGGTATGATGATGATGATAGATTAAAAAAATATAAAAAACTTCCTTCTTTCATAAGAAAACCATTAGCAATGACTGCAAAAAAACTACCTTATTTTAAAGGTAGAACAACAATAATTAGAGGTGGTTCTAAAGTTGAAGATTACTTTATAGGACAAGCTTTTATATTTGAAGAAAAAGAGGCTAATTCTATATTAAAGCCAAACTATAAAAATGCTCCTTCTATAAAAGATATAACTAAACCTATATATGATAAAGTTTCACATATGGATGACTTAACTAAAAAACAATATCTTGACTTAAAATTATGGTTAGCAGGAGATATATTACTTAAAGCTGATAAAATGAGTATGGCTCATTCTCTAGAACTAAGAGTTCCATTTTTAGATGTTGAAGTTATGAAAGTAGGAGAAACTATCCCTCCAAAATATAGAGTTAATAATGGTACTACAAAACTTGCTTTAAGAGAAGCTGCTAAAAATAAGCTTCCTGATGCTTGGGCTAAAAGAGAGAAAAAAGGATTCCCTGTACCTATAAGACATTGGTTTAAAGAGGAAAGATATTATAATACAATAAAGGAAAGTTTTACAAGTGATTATGCTAATGAATTTTTTGATACTAATGAAATAGTGAAACTTTTAGATGACCACTTTAATGGCAAAACTAATAATGCTCGTAAAATATATACTATATATACTTTCTTAGTTTGGTATAAAAGATTTTTTATAGACCAAATATAA
- a CDS encoding response regulator transcription factor encodes MEKILIVEDEENISDLLAYSLGKEGYKTEVAENGKKAFELIESFNPDLIMLDLMLPDISGLDICKKVTTTYSTPIIMLTAKSDTIDKILGIELGADDYITKPFNVREVIARVKSIFRRIDLLSKSIKSEEDKIKLQNGLEINKSEMRVKNDKDEAIHLTSKEYELLLYFINNKNKVLTRNQLLENIWGINFECETRTVDTHVQRLRKKLKEYNCIETVIGTGYKLNDKSR; translated from the coding sequence ATGGAAAAAATACTAATAGTTGAAGATGAAGAAAATATATCAGATTTACTGGCATATTCTTTGGGAAAAGAAGGATACAAAACAGAAGTAGCAGAAAATGGGAAAAAGGCTTTTGAGCTTATAGAAAGTTTTAATCCAGATTTAATAATGCTAGATTTAATGCTTCCAGATATAAGTGGATTAGATATATGTAAAAAAGTTACAACTACATATTCAACGCCTATTATAATGTTGACGGCAAAATCAGATACAATAGATAAAATACTAGGGATAGAATTAGGTGCTGATGATTATATAACAAAGCCCTTCAATGTAAGAGAGGTTATAGCAAGAGTAAAGTCTATATTTAGGAGAATAGATTTGCTATCAAAATCTATTAAAAGCGAAGAAGATAAAATAAAGCTACAAAATGGATTAGAAATAAATAAAAGTGAGATGAGAGTAAAAAATGATAAAGATGAAGCAATTCATTTAACTAGTAAAGAATATGAGTTACTACTTTATTTTATAAATAATAAAAATAAAGTATTGACGAGAAATCAGCTCTTAGAAAATATATGGGGGATAAACTTTGAATGTGAAACAAGAACAGTAGATACTCATGTTCAAAGGCTTAGAAAAAAATTAAAAGAATATAACTGTATTGAAACTGTAATAGGAACAGGATACAAACTAAATGATAAGAGTAGGTAA
- a CDS encoding sensor histidine kinase yields MKKSITNKIMLFFLGIIFFVIYSIVTYSNSVLKNNNEFIIDKEIKEKSKSIDLYLKEYFEFNRLNLNNISFRAASSNISKDLSYRLESMVYIYDSEGKLVYPRTKNSQKLEKTQDLDEAIDQKVSYTIKHSNSKTNVYSSYPILHDDKLIGIIRYKSDYTYLYNQSKSFIEKIAYFSIGVFFISILIAYIISKKITKPIITLANKTKEIASGNFDIDIDINSDDELGRLSLDFETMAKKIKHQIKIIEKDRDDLIELSKKQKRFFDNVTHELKTPMTTIIGYSEVLKDNQFTDEKFFNKGIDRIISEANRLNRMIVQLIEISRNSKKDFDYELKKINVSKIIISICEDMIHKSQKYNMKIDVDVKENLKIIGNEDKIKEILINLLDNAIKYGKINTTIYVKAEVNDGYINIKVVDSGEGICESELENILSPFYRVSKSDTREIGSTGLGLAIVKSIVESYNGIIEIQSEVNKGTMVLVKLPTIS; encoded by the coding sequence ATGAAAAAATCTATAACTAATAAAATAATGCTATTTTTCTTAGGAATAATATTTTTTGTAATATATTCCATAGTAACATATAGCAATTCAGTACTCAAAAATAACAATGAATTTATAATTGATAAAGAGATAAAAGAAAAATCTAAAAGCATTGACTTATACCTAAAAGAGTATTTTGAATTTAATAGACTAAACCTTAATAATATATCTTTTAGAGCGGCTTCTAGTAACATATCAAAGGATTTAAGCTACAGACTAGAAAGTATGGTATATATATATGATAGTGAAGGTAAGCTAGTATATCCAAGAACCAAAAATTCTCAAAAGTTAGAGAAAACGCAAGATTTAGATGAGGCTATAGATCAAAAGGTATCTTACACTATAAAGCATAGTAATTCTAAAACCAATGTATATTCATCATATCCAATACTACATGATGATAAGTTAATAGGAATTATAAGGTATAAAAGTGATTACACATATTTATATAATCAAAGTAAATCTTTTATAGAAAAGATAGCTTATTTTTCTATAGGCGTATTTTTTATAAGTATACTAATAGCATACATTATATCTAAAAAGATAACTAAGCCTATAATAACTTTAGCTAATAAAACTAAAGAGATAGCAAGTGGTAATTTTGATATAGATATAGATATTAATTCAGATGATGAACTAGGTCGTTTAAGCTTAGATTTTGAAACCATGGCAAAAAAAATAAAACATCAAATTAAGATAATAGAAAAAGATAGAGATGATTTAATTGAATTATCAAAAAAACAAAAGAGATTTTTTGATAATGTAACCCATGAACTTAAAACACCAATGACCACTATAATAGGATATAGTGAAGTTTTAAAGGATAATCAGTTTACAGATGAAAAATTTTTTAATAAAGGTATAGATAGAATTATATCAGAGGCTAATAGGTTAAATAGAATGATAGTTCAATTAATAGAAATATCTAGAAATTCTAAAAAAGATTTTGACTATGAACTTAAAAAAATAAATGTATCAAAAATCATAATAAGTATTTGTGAGGACATGATACACAAGTCTCAAAAATATAATATGAAAATAGATGTAGATGTTAAGGAAAATTTAAAAATAATTGGAAATGAAGATAAGATAAAGGAAATATTAATAAATCTATTAGATAATGCTATTAAATATGGAAAAATAAATACAACCATATATGTAAAAGCAGAGGTTAATGATGGATATATAAATATAAAAGTAGTTGATAGTGGTGAAGGAATTTGTGAGAGTGAACTAGAAAATATATTATCACCATTTTATAGAGTATCTAAAAGTGATACTAGAGAGATTGGTAGTACAGGTTTAGGTCTTGCTATTGTAAAATCTATAGTTGAAAGTTATAACGGCATTATTGAAATACAAAGCGAAGTAAACAAAGGAACCATGGTTTTAGTTAAATTGCCTACAATAAGTTAA
- a CDS encoding (2Fe-2S) ferredoxin domain-containing protein: protein MKSIKICIGSACHLKGSYEVIEAFKKLIKENNLEQEIELCASFCIGNCKEAVSVMRWDGVVFSVDKENAKDIFEREFKI from the coding sequence ATGAAATCCATAAAAATATGTATAGGAAGTGCTTGCCACTTAAAAGGATCATATGAAGTTATAGAGGCATTTAAAAAACTAATAAAGGAAAATAACTTAGAACAAGAGATAGAATTATGCGCATCTTTTTGTATAGGAAATTGTAAAGAAGCAGTATCAGTTATGAGATGGGACGGAGTAGTATTTTCTGTTGATAAAGAAAATGCAAAAGATATATTTGAGCGTGAGTTTAAGATATAA
- a CDS encoding [Fe-Fe] hydrogenase large subunit C-terminal domain-containing protein: protein MWFMSFSKANCKNCYACIRTCFVHAIKVKEEQAHIIKERCIICGKCFKACPQNAKLIKSEVSMIKHYNKMGKTVVASLAPSFSAIYGKNSLKIPTALKKLGFNYVKEAVEVTDLVLDEYIKYANKENDDVYITSFCPSINNLIQKHYPELTKNIIPVTSPSILHGRILKEKYPDSKVVFIGPCLSKKTDAHDEKSINSVITFEELDKWFKEENIDLESLEDGEFKYIEEEKRMLPIIGSITDKIKSQKPKRTIIQVDGVRECIEVLDEIKKGKFKNTLFEMTACRHGCIGGSGMPEDNNSVYEKKENIKEFSKYLDENKSLIIENDTSKNKNINISIYKEFPAKDYKLKQPSENELKEILKDMGKYDKSDELNCGGCGYHSCREKAIAVYNNMAEINMCLPFMREKAENLTSTIFEMTPNMIAVVNKELEIARLNPAAEHFFNMSSNKAKNIPIGMFLEEEKFKNVKTSKKNIYKERIILKESNSTIIQSIIWLDKNQVLLWIGDDITEDEKLKNKIKSMKIDAVNMAQDVIDKQMIVAQEIASLLGETTAQTKVTLTNLKQLIKEEENL, encoded by the coding sequence ATGTGGTTTATGAGCTTTTCCAAAGCAAATTGTAAAAATTGCTATGCATGTATAAGAACTTGCTTTGTACATGCTATAAAAGTAAAAGAAGAACAAGCACATATTATAAAGGAGAGATGTATAATATGTGGTAAATGTTTTAAAGCTTGTCCACAAAATGCCAAGCTTATAAAATCAGAAGTATCTATGATAAAGCACTACAATAAAATGGGGAAAACTGTAGTTGCATCACTTGCACCAAGCTTTAGCGCAATATATGGCAAAAATAGCTTAAAAATTCCAACAGCACTAAAAAAGTTAGGATTTAATTATGTAAAAGAAGCTGTAGAGGTTACTGATTTAGTATTAGATGAATACATAAAATATGCAAATAAAGAAAATGATGATGTGTATATAACAAGCTTTTGCCCATCTATAAATAATCTAATCCAAAAACACTATCCTGAACTAACTAAAAATATAATACCTGTAACATCACCGTCAATACTACATGGAAGAATACTAAAAGAAAAATATCCAGATTCTAAAGTGGTTTTTATAGGTCCATGCTTATCTAAAAAAACTGACGCACACGATGAAAAATCTATAAATTCTGTTATAACTTTTGAAGAATTAGATAAGTGGTTTAAAGAGGAGAATATAGATTTAGAAAGTCTAGAGGATGGAGAATTTAAATATATAGAAGAAGAAAAAAGAATGTTGCCTATAATAGGAAGCATAACAGATAAAATAAAAAGTCAGAAACCAAAAAGAACTATAATACAAGTGGATGGAGTTAGAGAGTGTATAGAGGTTTTAGATGAAATAAAAAAAGGAAAATTTAAAAATACTTTATTTGAAATGACTGCTTGTAGACATGGTTGTATTGGTGGATCTGGTATGCCTGAGGACAATAATAGTGTTTATGAAAAAAAAGAAAATATAAAAGAATTTTCAAAATACTTAGATGAAAATAAGAGCTTAATAATTGAAAATGACACTTCAAAAAATAAAAACATAAATATATCAATTTATAAAGAATTCCCAGCAAAAGATTATAAATTAAAACAACCAAGTGAAAATGAACTTAAGGAAATATTAAAAGATATGGGAAAATACGATAAAAGTGATGAGCTAAACTGCGGTGGATGTGGATATCATTCTTGTAGGGAAAAAGCAATAGCAGTATATAATAATATGGCTGAAATAAATATGTGTTTACCATTTATGAGGGAAAAAGCAGAAAATCTAACTAGTACTATATTTGAGATGACACCAAATATGATAGCCGTAGTAAATAAAGAATTAGAAATAGCTAGATTAAATCCAGCGGCAGAACATTTTTTTAATATGTCTAGCAATAAAGCTAAGAATATTCCTATAGGAATGTTTCTAGAAGAAGAAAAATTTAAAAATGTAAAAACAAGTAAGAAAAATATATACAAAGAAAGGATAATACTAAAAGAAAGTAACTCAACTATAATTCAAAGTATAATATGGTTAGATAAAAATCAGGTATTGCTTTGGATAGGAGACGATATAACAGAGGATGAAAAACTAAAAAATAAAATAAAAAGTATGAAAATAGATGCTGTTAATATGGCTCAAGATGTTATAGACAAACAAATGATAGTAGCACAAGAAATAGCAAGTCTTCTTGGAGAAACAACGGCTCAAACTAAGGTTACACTAACAAATCTTAAACAGCTTATAAAAGAAGAGGAGAATTTATAA
- a CDS encoding SpoIIE family protein phosphatase, giving the protein MDFFIDFASSSLNKYGEELCGDKVEFYNDEEMFIAVLSDGLGSGVKANILATLTSKIAITMLKEGVKIEEVVDTIVKTLPVCSERNLAYSTFTIVKIAKDNIAYIAEFDNPSIFFLSDREIKKIEWSTIDIGGRKVKESQFKVHEKDTLVFVSDGVIHAGVGTILNLGWQWENVDEYLKKNINKSMSAKQVTDLLLGACDQLYMQKPGDDTTVATIKAIRRKNAVLFSGPPIDNAIDSKIVDTIMKTHGKKIVCGGTTANIVARELGVELKTSFDIFDKNIPPIGYIKGIDLVTEGVLTIKETLKKLKRIKYETNLNFLYKEDGASKLARMLYEDCTHITLIVGRAINPAHQNPDFPNELSIKLYLMNELKKELIALGKIVDIKFY; this is encoded by the coding sequence ATGGATTTTTTTATAGATTTTGCTAGTAGTAGCTTAAATAAATATGGTGAAGAATTATGTGGCGATAAAGTTGAGTTTTATAATGATGAAGAGATGTTTATCGCAGTGCTATCAGATGGACTTGGAAGTGGAGTTAAAGCAAATATATTAGCAACTTTAACATCTAAAATAGCTATAACTATGCTAAAAGAAGGAGTTAAAATAGAAGAGGTTGTAGATACAATAGTAAAAACCTTACCAGTATGCTCAGAGCGTAATTTGGCATATTCAACTTTTACAATAGTTAAAATAGCAAAAGATAATATTGCCTATATTGCAGAGTTTGACAATCCTAGTATATTTTTTTTAAGTGATAGAGAAATCAAAAAAATAGAATGGAGTACTATTGATATAGGTGGACGCAAGGTAAAAGAAAGTCAGTTTAAAGTTCATGAAAAAGATACTTTAGTATTTGTCAGCGATGGAGTCATACATGCTGGAGTTGGAACTATCCTAAATTTAGGGTGGCAGTGGGAAAATGTAGATGAATACTTAAAGAAAAATATAAATAAATCTATGTCGGCTAAACAAGTAACTGATTTATTATTAGGCGCTTGCGATCAACTATATATGCAAAAGCCAGGGGATGACACAACGGTAGCTACTATAAAGGCCATAAGGCGTAAAAATGCAGTATTATTTTCAGGTCCTCCAATAGATAATGCTATAGATAGTAAAATAGTAGATACTATAATGAAGACTCATGGCAAAAAGATAGTATGTGGTGGTACTACTGCAAATATAGTAGCAAGAGAACTAGGTGTAGAACTAAAAACTAGTTTTGATATTTTTGATAAAAATATACCACCTATAGGTTATATAAAGGGGATTGACTTGGTAACAGAAGGTGTATTAACTATTAAGGAAACACTAAAAAAGCTTAAAAGAATAAAATATGAAACTAATTTAAACTTTTTATATAAAGAAGATGGTGCATCAAAATTAGCTAGAATGCTTTATGAGGATTGTACACATATAACTTTAATAGTTGGAAGGGCAATAAATCCAGCACACCAAAATCCTGATTTTCCAAATGAGCTAAGTATAAAGCTATATCTTATGAATGAACTTAAAAAAGAGCTAATAGCTTTGGGGAAAATAGTAGATATAAAATTTTACTAA